One genomic window of Hydra vulgaris chromosome 03, alternate assembly HydraT2T_AEP includes the following:
- the LOC136078656 gene encoding uncharacterized protein LOC136078656 — translation MAELQIAGMTKTQIAKVLGCHPRTVQRYWTKSPSSKFNDKFRSGRPKALSPASKKIITETIKNKWGSSPGACARKLNMSHRYRKKNKIVSESTVRRFVREQPWGKIAYKQPIKPLLTAENKDDRLKLCQWLDENGYLDDNHLGRIKRNHILWTDESPIELFPTPNRQNVRIRTDDKTKIIPAQKPKNGLKIMVAGGMSGYGLTKLIIVPEKVTINADYYINNILPVYKEACVGKQAGNDADCRQLVFSPQHVLFQQDGAPAHSAKKTQEFCRKNFAAFIPKGRWPGNSPDMTCIEHL, via the coding sequence ATGGCGGAACTGCAGATAGCCGGCATGACGAAGACACAAATTGCCAAAGTGTTGGGGTGTCATCCACGAACGGTTCAGCGGTACTGGACAAAATCACCATCGTCAAAGTTTAACGACAAGTTTCGTTCTGGTCGTCCGAAGGCTTTGTCACCAGCGtcaaaaaaaatcatcactgaaactataaaaaataagtggGGTTCATCTCCAGGTGCTTGCGCAAGAAAGCTGAATATGTCACATCGATAtcggaaaaaaaataaaatcgtaTCAGAGTCAACTGTACGAAGATTCGTTCGCGAACAACCGTGGGGTAAAATTGCTTATAAACAGCCAATAAAACCCCTACTAACTGCAGAAAATAAAGATGATCGCTTAAAGCTGTGCCAGTGGTTAGACGAAAACGGGTATCTGGACGATAACCATTTGGGGCGTATCAAGAGGAATCACATTCTTTGGACGGATGAGTCGCCCATCGAACTTTTCCCGACTCCAAACCGACAAAATGTCCGCATTCGCACTGACgacaaaactaaaattatccCGGCGCAGAAGCCAAAAAATGGACTTAAAATTATGGTTGCCGGTGGAATGTCAGGGTATGGtttgacaaaattaataattgtcCCAGAAAAGGTTACGATCAATGCTgattattacataaataatattcttcCAGTTTATAAAGAAGCTTGTGTAGGAAAACAAGCCGGTAATGATGCTGACTGTCGCCAACTTGTGTTTAGCCCTCAACATGTATTATTTCAGCAAGATGGTGCTCCAGCACATTCTGCGAAGAAGACCCAGGAATTTTGTCGTAAAAATTTTGCCGCCTTTATCCCAAAAGGTCGGTGGCCAGGTAACAGCCCTGACATGACCTGTATCGAACACTTGTAG